Proteins encoded within one genomic window of Brassica rapa cultivar Chiifu-401-42 chromosome A09, CAAS_Brap_v3.01, whole genome shotgun sequence:
- the LOC103842885 gene encoding mediator of RNA polymerase II transcription subunit 15a isoform X1, protein MDNNNWRPDLPNGDPSMDSGDWRSQLPPDSRQKIVNKIMETLKKHLPHSGTEGVNELRRIAARFEEKIFSGAVNQSDYLRKISMKMLTMDSKSQNPTGSSSSIPAANNVSSMDIKPNIQGHLLPGTLPNNQSQAPPQPLLSQPMQSNTASGMTGSTALTNNTNVTSVVNQNPSMQNVAGMLQDSSGQHGLSSNMFSGSSQRQMLGRPNAMSSQQQQQQQQPQSAQFLYQQQLQQQLLKQNFQSGNVQHIQQQQQPNLLQPNQMQQSGISTSTSAVSSSPLQGLHTNQQSSPQQSMLRQHQSSLLRQHPQSQQASGIHQQQTSLPQQQPISPLQQQQAQMMRQQAASGSGIQQKQMMGQNLVGDMQQQHQQRLLNQQNNILNMQQQKQQVPSQQQLMSQQNSLQTTHQQPLGTSHSNVTGLQQQQQQLLSNSSLQTNQQSVQHMLSQPTVGLQRAHQAGHGVFSSQGQQSQNQMIPLQSHHQQLGLQQQQPNLLQQDVQQRLQSSGQVTGSLLPPQSVVDQQRQQQLYQSQRTLPEMPSSSLDSTAQTESANGVDWQEEVYQKIQTMKEAYLPDLSEINQRVGAKLQQDASLPQQQRSEQFEKLKQFKNMLDRMIQFLSVPKINIMPALKDKVANYEKQIINFLNNHRPRRPLQQGQMQQQSGQNGQEQSHDSQANTQMQSMSMAGSVPRAQQSSLANMQNNVLSSRPGVSAPQQSIPASSLESGKGNAQVTMGSMQQNISQQVNNSSASAQSGLSTLQSNFNQAQLSSGLLQQQHLKQHQDQQMTQQFKQQFQQRQMQQLLQKQQLSQQQQQQLQARQQGAQFQQHSLQGQRGTYPLQQLKPGSQLPATSPQLLPGASPQMTQQHSSPQVDQKILMSSVNKMGTPLQPAHSPFVVPSPSTSLAPSPMQVESEKQPGAMGNTARQQQSVVQSIAIGTPGISASPLLQELTSPDGNNLNQSAAELPIERLIRVVKSISPQSLSSGVSDIRSVVSMVDRIAGSAPGNGSRTSVGEDLVAMTKCRLQARNLMTQEGMTASKKMKRNTTAMPLSVSSLGGSVGDNYKQFACSETSDLESTATSVGKKARTEKEHALLEEIKEINQRLIDTVVEISDDEDAADVSEGAIASKGCEGTTVRFSFKAVSLSPALKAHLSSTQMSPIQPLRLLVPCSYPRGSPSLLDNLPVETSKEKEDLSSKAMARFNILLRSLSQPMSLKDIAKTWEACARTVICEYAQQFGGGTFSSKYGTWEKFVAAS, encoded by the exons ATGGATAATAACAATTGGAGGCCTGATCTTCCAAATGGAGATCCTTCCATGGACTCTGGTGACTGGAGAAGTCAATTGCCACCTGATTCACGCCAGAAGATTGTCAACAAAAT AATGGAGACACTAAAGAAGCACCTTCCACATTCTGGAACAGAGGGAGTTAACGAGCTCAGGAGAATTGCTGCTAGATTCGAGGAGAAAATTTTCAGTGGTGCTGTTAACCAG AGTGATTACCTTCGGAAAATATCCATGAAGATGCTAACTATGGACTCTAAATCTCAAAATCCAACCGGCTCTTCCTCATCTATCCCTGCCGCTAATAATGTCTCATCCATGGATATAA AACCCAACATTCAAGGGCACCTTCTTCCGGGAACTTTACCAAACAATCAGTCTCAAGCACCACCTCAGCCGTTGCTGTCCCAACCCATGCAGAGTAATACTGCCTCTGGAATGACTGGTTCTACTGCTTTGACCAATAATACTAATGTCACAAGCGTTGTAAACCAGAATCCCAGTATGCAAAATGTAGCCGGAATGTTGCAAGATTCATCCGGTCAGCATGGCCTTTCTTCGAACATGTTTTCAGGATCATCCCAAAGGCAGATGCTGGGAAGGCCTAATGCTATGTCTtctcagcagcagcagcagcagcagcagccacAGAGTGCACAGTTTCTTTACCAGCAGCAGCTACAGCAGCAGCTTCTCAAGCAGAATTTTCAGTCAGGGAATGTTCAGCACAttcaacaacaacagcaaccaAATTTGCTGCAGCCCAATCAAATGCAACAGTCTGGCATTTCAACATCTACCTCAGCTGTGAGCTCATCACCTCTCCAGGGTCTCCACACAAATCAGCAATCAAGTCCTCAACAGTCTATGCTTCGTCAGCATCAATCTTCGCTGCTAAGGCAACATCCTCAATCACAACAAGCCTCTGGCATCCATCAGCAGCAAACTTCATTGCCGCAGCAACAGCCTATTTCTCCTCTACAACAGCAGCAAGCACAGATGATGCGACAACAAGCTGCAAGTGGGTCAGGCATCCAACAGAAGCAGATGATGGGGCAGAATCTTGTCGGGGATATGCAGCAGCAACACCAGCAAAGGTTACTGAaccaacaaaataatattttgaatatgcAACAGCAGAAGCAACAAGTACCGTCCCAGCAGCAATTGATGTCTCAACAAAATAGCCTTCAGACAACGCATCAGCAACCACTTGGCACTAGTCATAGCAATGTTACAGGActgcagcaacaacaacaacagctgCTCAGTAATTCGAGCTTGCAGACTAACCAGCAGTCGGTGCAGCACATGTTATCACAGCCAACGGTTGGGCTACAACGAGCTCATCAGGCTGGCCATGGCGTGTTTTCTTCTCAGGGCCAACAGTCACAAAATCAGATGATACCCCTTCAGTCGCATCATCAGCAGCTAGgtttacaacaacaacaacctaaTCTTCTACAACAGGATGTGCAACAAAGACTACAATCGTCTGGCCAAGTCACTGGTTCCCTGCTTCCACCTCAAAGTGTAGTGGACCAACAGAGACAACAACAACTATATCAATCCCAAAGAACTCTTCCGGAGATGCCATCAT CTTCGCTAGACTCGACGGCACAGACGGAAAGTGCAAATGGAGTCGATTGGCAAGAAGAGGTTTACCAAAag ATCCAAACCATGAAAGAGGCGTACTTACCAGATCTTAGTGAAATCAATCAGAGAGTTGGAGCCAAGTTACAGCAG GACGCTTCTCTTCCGCAGCAACAAAGATCAGAGCAGTTTGAGAAATTAaaacaattcaaaaatatgttgGACCGAATGATACAATTCCTATCGGTTCCAAAGATTAACATCATGCCTGCATTAAAGGATAAGGTGGCTAATTATGAGAAGCAGATTataaatttcttaaataatCACAGGCCGAGGAGGCCACTACAGCAAGGGCAGATGCAGCAACAATCAGGTCAGAACGGTCAGGAACAGTCTCATGATAGTCAAGCTAATACGCAGATGCAGTCAATGAGCATGGCAGGTTCTGTGCCAAGGGCACAGCAGAGTAGTCTGGCAAATATGCAGAACAATGTTCTATCATCTCGTCCTGGAGTTTCAGCTCCACAGCAGAGCATTCCGGCTTCTAGTTTAGAGTCAGGCAAAGGAAATGCACAGGTTACCATGGGATCCATGCAACAAAATATCTCTCAACAAGTGAATAACAGTTCTGCCTCTGCTCAAAGTGGGTTAAGTACACTGCAGTCCAATTTTAATCAAGCCCAGTTAAGTTCCGGTTTGCTTCAGCAACAGCACCTGAAGCAACATCAAGACCAACAAATGACGCAGCAGTTCAAACAGCAATTTCAGCAGCGCCAAATGCAGCAGCTACTACAAAAGCAGCAGTTAagtcagcagcagcagcaacagttGCAAGCAAGACAGCAAGGGGCACAGTTCCAGCAACATTCTCTGCAGGGTCAGCGTGGTACTTATCCCCTTCAGCAGTTAAAACCAGGATCCCAGCTTCCTGCTACTTCGCCTCAACTTCTCCCAGGTGCATCTCCTCAAATGACACAACAACATTCGTCTCCTCAGGTCGACCAGAAAATTCTTATGTCATCTGTCAATAAGATGGGAACTCCATTGCAACCTGCACACTCCCCTTTTGTTGTCCCATCTCCTTCAACCTCCCTGGCACCTTCCCCTATGCAAGTTGAATCTGAGAAACAACCTGGAGCAATGGGAAACACTGCACGCCAACAACAAAGTGTAGTTCAATCCATTGCAATTGGCACTCCAGGGATCTCTGCATCTCCTCTCCTTCAGGAGCTTACTAGTCCTGATggaaataatttaaatcaaagcGCGGCTGAGCTGCCTATTGAACGCCTTATTAGAGTC GTGAAGTCCATCTCACCACAATCACTTTCTTCTGGAGTAAGTGACATCAGATCTGTTGTAAGCATGGTTGATAGGATAGCTGGTTCAGCCCCAGGAAACGGTTCAAGAACTTCAGTTGGTGAGGATTTGGTTGCAATGACAAAGTGTCGTCTCCAAGCAAGAAACTTAATGACGCAAGAGGGGATGACGGCGAGCAAGAAAATGAAACGTAACACAACTGCAATGCCATTAAGCGTTTCTTCATTAGGAGGAAGCGTTGGTGATAACTACAAGCAGTTTGCATGTTCAGAAACATCAGATCTGGAATCTACTGCGACTTCTGTTGGCAAGAAAGCAAGAACTGAG AAGGAGCACGCCCTTTTGGAGGAAATAAAGGAGATAAACCAGCGGCTGATAGATACAGTTGTTGAGATTAGTGATGATGAAGATGCTGCTGATGTTAGTGAGGGAGCAATAGCAAGCAAAGGGTGTGAAGGAACAACAGTAAGATTCTCGTTTAAAGCGGTTTCTCTCAGCCCAGCCTTGAAGGCTCATCTCTCATCAACCCAAATG TCTCCTATTCAACCATTGCGGCTGCTGGTACCTTGTAGCTACCCCAGAGGCTCTCCATCTCTCCTGGATAATCTCCCTGTCGAAACCAG CAAAGAGAAAGAGGACCTGTCGTCCAAAGCTATGGCAAGGTTCAATATATTACTAAGAAGTCTGTCACAGCCAATGTCGCTCAAAGACATAGCCAAGACATGGGAGGCATGCGCTCGGACTGTGATATGTGAGTACGCACAGCAATTTGGAGGTGGAACTTTCAGTTCAAAATACGGTACTTGGGAGAAATTTGTAGCCGCTTCCTGA
- the LOC103842885 gene encoding mediator of RNA polymerase II transcription subunit 15a isoform X2 → MDNNNWRPDLPNGDPSMDSGDWRSQLPPDSRQKIVNKIMETLKKHLPHSGTEGVNELRRIAARFEEKIFSGAVNQSDYLRKISMKMLTMDSKSQNPTGSSSSIPAANNVSSMDIKPNIQGHLLPGTLPNNQSQAPPQPLLSQPMQSNTASGMTGSTALTNNTNVTSVVNQNPSMQNVAGMLQDSSGQHGLSSNMFSGSSQRQMLGRPNAMSSQQQQQQQQPQSAQFLYQQQLQQQLLKQNFQSGNVQHIQQQQQPNLLQPNQMQQSGISTSTSAVSSSPLQGLHTNQQSSPQQSMLRQHQSSLLRQHPQSQQASGIHQQQTSLPQQQPISPLQQQQAQMMRQQAASGSGIQQKQMMGQNLVGDMQQQHQQRLLNQQNNILNMQQQKQQVPSQQQLMSQQNSLQTTHQQPLGTSHSNVTGLQQQQQQLLSNSSLQTNQQSVQHMLSQPTVGLQRAHQAGHGVFSSQGQQSQNQMIPLQSHHQQLGLQQQQPNLLQQDVQQRLQSSGQVTGSLLPPQSVVDQQRQQQLYQSQRTLPEMPSSSLDSTAQTESANGVDWQEEVYQKIQTMKEAYLPDLSEINQRVGAKLQQDASLPQQQRSEQFEKLKQFKNMLDRMIQFLSVPKINIMPALKDKVANYEKQIINFLNNHRPRRPLQQGQMQQQSGQNGQEQSHDSQANTQMQSMSMAGSVPRAQQSSLANMQNNVLSSRPGVSAPQQSIPASSLESGKGNAQVTMGSMQQNISQQVNNSSASAQSGLSTLQSNFNQAQLSSGLLQQQHLKQHQDQQMTQQFKQQFQQRQMQQLLQKQQLSQQQQQQLQARQQGAQFQQHSLQGQRGTYPLQQLKPGSQLPATSPQLLPGASPQMTQQHSSPQVDQKILMSSVNKMGTPLQPAHSPFVVPSPSTSLAPSPMQVESEKQPGAMGNTARQQQSVVQSIAIGTPGISASPLLQELTSPDGNNLNQSAAELPIERLIRVVKSISPQSLSSGVSDIRSVVSMVDRIAGSAPGNGSRTSVGEDLVAMTKCRLQARNLMTQEGMTASKKMKRNTTAMPLSVSSLGGSVGDNYKQFACSETSDLESTATSVGKKARTEKEHALLEEIKEINQRLIDTVVEISDDEDAADVSEGAIASKGCEGTTVRFSFKAVSLSPALKAHLSSTQMSPIQPLRLLVPCSYPRGSPSLLDNLPVETSLVS, encoded by the exons ATGGATAATAACAATTGGAGGCCTGATCTTCCAAATGGAGATCCTTCCATGGACTCTGGTGACTGGAGAAGTCAATTGCCACCTGATTCACGCCAGAAGATTGTCAACAAAAT AATGGAGACACTAAAGAAGCACCTTCCACATTCTGGAACAGAGGGAGTTAACGAGCTCAGGAGAATTGCTGCTAGATTCGAGGAGAAAATTTTCAGTGGTGCTGTTAACCAG AGTGATTACCTTCGGAAAATATCCATGAAGATGCTAACTATGGACTCTAAATCTCAAAATCCAACCGGCTCTTCCTCATCTATCCCTGCCGCTAATAATGTCTCATCCATGGATATAA AACCCAACATTCAAGGGCACCTTCTTCCGGGAACTTTACCAAACAATCAGTCTCAAGCACCACCTCAGCCGTTGCTGTCCCAACCCATGCAGAGTAATACTGCCTCTGGAATGACTGGTTCTACTGCTTTGACCAATAATACTAATGTCACAAGCGTTGTAAACCAGAATCCCAGTATGCAAAATGTAGCCGGAATGTTGCAAGATTCATCCGGTCAGCATGGCCTTTCTTCGAACATGTTTTCAGGATCATCCCAAAGGCAGATGCTGGGAAGGCCTAATGCTATGTCTtctcagcagcagcagcagcagcagcagccacAGAGTGCACAGTTTCTTTACCAGCAGCAGCTACAGCAGCAGCTTCTCAAGCAGAATTTTCAGTCAGGGAATGTTCAGCACAttcaacaacaacagcaaccaAATTTGCTGCAGCCCAATCAAATGCAACAGTCTGGCATTTCAACATCTACCTCAGCTGTGAGCTCATCACCTCTCCAGGGTCTCCACACAAATCAGCAATCAAGTCCTCAACAGTCTATGCTTCGTCAGCATCAATCTTCGCTGCTAAGGCAACATCCTCAATCACAACAAGCCTCTGGCATCCATCAGCAGCAAACTTCATTGCCGCAGCAACAGCCTATTTCTCCTCTACAACAGCAGCAAGCACAGATGATGCGACAACAAGCTGCAAGTGGGTCAGGCATCCAACAGAAGCAGATGATGGGGCAGAATCTTGTCGGGGATATGCAGCAGCAACACCAGCAAAGGTTACTGAaccaacaaaataatattttgaatatgcAACAGCAGAAGCAACAAGTACCGTCCCAGCAGCAATTGATGTCTCAACAAAATAGCCTTCAGACAACGCATCAGCAACCACTTGGCACTAGTCATAGCAATGTTACAGGActgcagcaacaacaacaacagctgCTCAGTAATTCGAGCTTGCAGACTAACCAGCAGTCGGTGCAGCACATGTTATCACAGCCAACGGTTGGGCTACAACGAGCTCATCAGGCTGGCCATGGCGTGTTTTCTTCTCAGGGCCAACAGTCACAAAATCAGATGATACCCCTTCAGTCGCATCATCAGCAGCTAGgtttacaacaacaacaacctaaTCTTCTACAACAGGATGTGCAACAAAGACTACAATCGTCTGGCCAAGTCACTGGTTCCCTGCTTCCACCTCAAAGTGTAGTGGACCAACAGAGACAACAACAACTATATCAATCCCAAAGAACTCTTCCGGAGATGCCATCAT CTTCGCTAGACTCGACGGCACAGACGGAAAGTGCAAATGGAGTCGATTGGCAAGAAGAGGTTTACCAAAag ATCCAAACCATGAAAGAGGCGTACTTACCAGATCTTAGTGAAATCAATCAGAGAGTTGGAGCCAAGTTACAGCAG GACGCTTCTCTTCCGCAGCAACAAAGATCAGAGCAGTTTGAGAAATTAaaacaattcaaaaatatgttgGACCGAATGATACAATTCCTATCGGTTCCAAAGATTAACATCATGCCTGCATTAAAGGATAAGGTGGCTAATTATGAGAAGCAGATTataaatttcttaaataatCACAGGCCGAGGAGGCCACTACAGCAAGGGCAGATGCAGCAACAATCAGGTCAGAACGGTCAGGAACAGTCTCATGATAGTCAAGCTAATACGCAGATGCAGTCAATGAGCATGGCAGGTTCTGTGCCAAGGGCACAGCAGAGTAGTCTGGCAAATATGCAGAACAATGTTCTATCATCTCGTCCTGGAGTTTCAGCTCCACAGCAGAGCATTCCGGCTTCTAGTTTAGAGTCAGGCAAAGGAAATGCACAGGTTACCATGGGATCCATGCAACAAAATATCTCTCAACAAGTGAATAACAGTTCTGCCTCTGCTCAAAGTGGGTTAAGTACACTGCAGTCCAATTTTAATCAAGCCCAGTTAAGTTCCGGTTTGCTTCAGCAACAGCACCTGAAGCAACATCAAGACCAACAAATGACGCAGCAGTTCAAACAGCAATTTCAGCAGCGCCAAATGCAGCAGCTACTACAAAAGCAGCAGTTAagtcagcagcagcagcaacagttGCAAGCAAGACAGCAAGGGGCACAGTTCCAGCAACATTCTCTGCAGGGTCAGCGTGGTACTTATCCCCTTCAGCAGTTAAAACCAGGATCCCAGCTTCCTGCTACTTCGCCTCAACTTCTCCCAGGTGCATCTCCTCAAATGACACAACAACATTCGTCTCCTCAGGTCGACCAGAAAATTCTTATGTCATCTGTCAATAAGATGGGAACTCCATTGCAACCTGCACACTCCCCTTTTGTTGTCCCATCTCCTTCAACCTCCCTGGCACCTTCCCCTATGCAAGTTGAATCTGAGAAACAACCTGGAGCAATGGGAAACACTGCACGCCAACAACAAAGTGTAGTTCAATCCATTGCAATTGGCACTCCAGGGATCTCTGCATCTCCTCTCCTTCAGGAGCTTACTAGTCCTGATggaaataatttaaatcaaagcGCGGCTGAGCTGCCTATTGAACGCCTTATTAGAGTC GTGAAGTCCATCTCACCACAATCACTTTCTTCTGGAGTAAGTGACATCAGATCTGTTGTAAGCATGGTTGATAGGATAGCTGGTTCAGCCCCAGGAAACGGTTCAAGAACTTCAGTTGGTGAGGATTTGGTTGCAATGACAAAGTGTCGTCTCCAAGCAAGAAACTTAATGACGCAAGAGGGGATGACGGCGAGCAAGAAAATGAAACGTAACACAACTGCAATGCCATTAAGCGTTTCTTCATTAGGAGGAAGCGTTGGTGATAACTACAAGCAGTTTGCATGTTCAGAAACATCAGATCTGGAATCTACTGCGACTTCTGTTGGCAAGAAAGCAAGAACTGAG AAGGAGCACGCCCTTTTGGAGGAAATAAAGGAGATAAACCAGCGGCTGATAGATACAGTTGTTGAGATTAGTGATGATGAAGATGCTGCTGATGTTAGTGAGGGAGCAATAGCAAGCAAAGGGTGTGAAGGAACAACAGTAAGATTCTCGTTTAAAGCGGTTTCTCTCAGCCCAGCCTTGAAGGCTCATCTCTCATCAACCCAAATG TCTCCTATTCAACCATTGCGGCTGCTGGTACCTTGTAGCTACCCCAGAGGCTCTCCATCTCTCCTGGATAATCTCCCTGTCGAAACCAG TCTGGTTTCTTGA
- the LOC103842885 gene encoding mediator of RNA polymerase II transcription subunit 15a isoform X3, which produces MKMLTMDSKSQNPTGSSSSIPAANNVSSMDIKPNIQGHLLPGTLPNNQSQAPPQPLLSQPMQSNTASGMTGSTALTNNTNVTSVVNQNPSMQNVAGMLQDSSGQHGLSSNMFSGSSQRQMLGRPNAMSSQQQQQQQQPQSAQFLYQQQLQQQLLKQNFQSGNVQHIQQQQQPNLLQPNQMQQSGISTSTSAVSSSPLQGLHTNQQSSPQQSMLRQHQSSLLRQHPQSQQASGIHQQQTSLPQQQPISPLQQQQAQMMRQQAASGSGIQQKQMMGQNLVGDMQQQHQQRLLNQQNNILNMQQQKQQVPSQQQLMSQQNSLQTTHQQPLGTSHSNVTGLQQQQQQLLSNSSLQTNQQSVQHMLSQPTVGLQRAHQAGHGVFSSQGQQSQNQMIPLQSHHQQLGLQQQQPNLLQQDVQQRLQSSGQVTGSLLPPQSVVDQQRQQQLYQSQRTLPEMPSSSLDSTAQTESANGVDWQEEVYQKIQTMKEAYLPDLSEINQRVGAKLQQDASLPQQQRSEQFEKLKQFKNMLDRMIQFLSVPKINIMPALKDKVANYEKQIINFLNNHRPRRPLQQGQMQQQSGQNGQEQSHDSQANTQMQSMSMAGSVPRAQQSSLANMQNNVLSSRPGVSAPQQSIPASSLESGKGNAQVTMGSMQQNISQQVNNSSASAQSGLSTLQSNFNQAQLSSGLLQQQHLKQHQDQQMTQQFKQQFQQRQMQQLLQKQQLSQQQQQQLQARQQGAQFQQHSLQGQRGTYPLQQLKPGSQLPATSPQLLPGASPQMTQQHSSPQVDQKILMSSVNKMGTPLQPAHSPFVVPSPSTSLAPSPMQVESEKQPGAMGNTARQQQSVVQSIAIGTPGISASPLLQELTSPDGNNLNQSAAELPIERLIRVVKSISPQSLSSGVSDIRSVVSMVDRIAGSAPGNGSRTSVGEDLVAMTKCRLQARNLMTQEGMTASKKMKRNTTAMPLSVSSLGGSVGDNYKQFACSETSDLESTATSVGKKARTEKEHALLEEIKEINQRLIDTVVEISDDEDAADVSEGAIASKGCEGTTVRFSFKAVSLSPALKAHLSSTQMSPIQPLRLLVPCSYPRGSPSLLDNLPVETSKEKEDLSSKAMARFNILLRSLSQPMSLKDIAKTWEACARTVICEYAQQFGGGTFSSKYGTWEKFVAAS; this is translated from the exons ATGAAGATGCTAACTATGGACTCTAAATCTCAAAATCCAACCGGCTCTTCCTCATCTATCCCTGCCGCTAATAATGTCTCATCCATGGATATAA AACCCAACATTCAAGGGCACCTTCTTCCGGGAACTTTACCAAACAATCAGTCTCAAGCACCACCTCAGCCGTTGCTGTCCCAACCCATGCAGAGTAATACTGCCTCTGGAATGACTGGTTCTACTGCTTTGACCAATAATACTAATGTCACAAGCGTTGTAAACCAGAATCCCAGTATGCAAAATGTAGCCGGAATGTTGCAAGATTCATCCGGTCAGCATGGCCTTTCTTCGAACATGTTTTCAGGATCATCCCAAAGGCAGATGCTGGGAAGGCCTAATGCTATGTCTtctcagcagcagcagcagcagcagcagccacAGAGTGCACAGTTTCTTTACCAGCAGCAGCTACAGCAGCAGCTTCTCAAGCAGAATTTTCAGTCAGGGAATGTTCAGCACAttcaacaacaacagcaaccaAATTTGCTGCAGCCCAATCAAATGCAACAGTCTGGCATTTCAACATCTACCTCAGCTGTGAGCTCATCACCTCTCCAGGGTCTCCACACAAATCAGCAATCAAGTCCTCAACAGTCTATGCTTCGTCAGCATCAATCTTCGCTGCTAAGGCAACATCCTCAATCACAACAAGCCTCTGGCATCCATCAGCAGCAAACTTCATTGCCGCAGCAACAGCCTATTTCTCCTCTACAACAGCAGCAAGCACAGATGATGCGACAACAAGCTGCAAGTGGGTCAGGCATCCAACAGAAGCAGATGATGGGGCAGAATCTTGTCGGGGATATGCAGCAGCAACACCAGCAAAGGTTACTGAaccaacaaaataatattttgaatatgcAACAGCAGAAGCAACAAGTACCGTCCCAGCAGCAATTGATGTCTCAACAAAATAGCCTTCAGACAACGCATCAGCAACCACTTGGCACTAGTCATAGCAATGTTACAGGActgcagcaacaacaacaacagctgCTCAGTAATTCGAGCTTGCAGACTAACCAGCAGTCGGTGCAGCACATGTTATCACAGCCAACGGTTGGGCTACAACGAGCTCATCAGGCTGGCCATGGCGTGTTTTCTTCTCAGGGCCAACAGTCACAAAATCAGATGATACCCCTTCAGTCGCATCATCAGCAGCTAGgtttacaacaacaacaacctaaTCTTCTACAACAGGATGTGCAACAAAGACTACAATCGTCTGGCCAAGTCACTGGTTCCCTGCTTCCACCTCAAAGTGTAGTGGACCAACAGAGACAACAACAACTATATCAATCCCAAAGAACTCTTCCGGAGATGCCATCAT CTTCGCTAGACTCGACGGCACAGACGGAAAGTGCAAATGGAGTCGATTGGCAAGAAGAGGTTTACCAAAag ATCCAAACCATGAAAGAGGCGTACTTACCAGATCTTAGTGAAATCAATCAGAGAGTTGGAGCCAAGTTACAGCAG GACGCTTCTCTTCCGCAGCAACAAAGATCAGAGCAGTTTGAGAAATTAaaacaattcaaaaatatgttgGACCGAATGATACAATTCCTATCGGTTCCAAAGATTAACATCATGCCTGCATTAAAGGATAAGGTGGCTAATTATGAGAAGCAGATTataaatttcttaaataatCACAGGCCGAGGAGGCCACTACAGCAAGGGCAGATGCAGCAACAATCAGGTCAGAACGGTCAGGAACAGTCTCATGATAGTCAAGCTAATACGCAGATGCAGTCAATGAGCATGGCAGGTTCTGTGCCAAGGGCACAGCAGAGTAGTCTGGCAAATATGCAGAACAATGTTCTATCATCTCGTCCTGGAGTTTCAGCTCCACAGCAGAGCATTCCGGCTTCTAGTTTAGAGTCAGGCAAAGGAAATGCACAGGTTACCATGGGATCCATGCAACAAAATATCTCTCAACAAGTGAATAACAGTTCTGCCTCTGCTCAAAGTGGGTTAAGTACACTGCAGTCCAATTTTAATCAAGCCCAGTTAAGTTCCGGTTTGCTTCAGCAACAGCACCTGAAGCAACATCAAGACCAACAAATGACGCAGCAGTTCAAACAGCAATTTCAGCAGCGCCAAATGCAGCAGCTACTACAAAAGCAGCAGTTAagtcagcagcagcagcaacagttGCAAGCAAGACAGCAAGGGGCACAGTTCCAGCAACATTCTCTGCAGGGTCAGCGTGGTACTTATCCCCTTCAGCAGTTAAAACCAGGATCCCAGCTTCCTGCTACTTCGCCTCAACTTCTCCCAGGTGCATCTCCTCAAATGACACAACAACATTCGTCTCCTCAGGTCGACCAGAAAATTCTTATGTCATCTGTCAATAAGATGGGAACTCCATTGCAACCTGCACACTCCCCTTTTGTTGTCCCATCTCCTTCAACCTCCCTGGCACCTTCCCCTATGCAAGTTGAATCTGAGAAACAACCTGGAGCAATGGGAAACACTGCACGCCAACAACAAAGTGTAGTTCAATCCATTGCAATTGGCACTCCAGGGATCTCTGCATCTCCTCTCCTTCAGGAGCTTACTAGTCCTGATggaaataatttaaatcaaagcGCGGCTGAGCTGCCTATTGAACGCCTTATTAGAGTC GTGAAGTCCATCTCACCACAATCACTTTCTTCTGGAGTAAGTGACATCAGATCTGTTGTAAGCATGGTTGATAGGATAGCTGGTTCAGCCCCAGGAAACGGTTCAAGAACTTCAGTTGGTGAGGATTTGGTTGCAATGACAAAGTGTCGTCTCCAAGCAAGAAACTTAATGACGCAAGAGGGGATGACGGCGAGCAAGAAAATGAAACGTAACACAACTGCAATGCCATTAAGCGTTTCTTCATTAGGAGGAAGCGTTGGTGATAACTACAAGCAGTTTGCATGTTCAGAAACATCAGATCTGGAATCTACTGCGACTTCTGTTGGCAAGAAAGCAAGAACTGAG AAGGAGCACGCCCTTTTGGAGGAAATAAAGGAGATAAACCAGCGGCTGATAGATACAGTTGTTGAGATTAGTGATGATGAAGATGCTGCTGATGTTAGTGAGGGAGCAATAGCAAGCAAAGGGTGTGAAGGAACAACAGTAAGATTCTCGTTTAAAGCGGTTTCTCTCAGCCCAGCCTTGAAGGCTCATCTCTCATCAACCCAAATG TCTCCTATTCAACCATTGCGGCTGCTGGTACCTTGTAGCTACCCCAGAGGCTCTCCATCTCTCCTGGATAATCTCCCTGTCGAAACCAG CAAAGAGAAAGAGGACCTGTCGTCCAAAGCTATGGCAAGGTTCAATATATTACTAAGAAGTCTGTCACAGCCAATGTCGCTCAAAGACATAGCCAAGACATGGGAGGCATGCGCTCGGACTGTGATATGTGAGTACGCACAGCAATTTGGAGGTGGAACTTTCAGTTCAAAATACGGTACTTGGGAGAAATTTGTAGCCGCTTCCTGA